One stretch of Stanieria cyanosphaera PCC 7437 DNA includes these proteins:
- a CDS encoding L-threonylcarbamoyladenylate synthase: MNTQVVKLNRNLIPKIESRLKAGEVIILPTDTVYALVANGNDTEAVTRLRQIKAFTSPQPLGVFTRKEKAEQVVEVDRPALEMMSHFPYPVTMIMRAKSTLSEAVTNGFQNVFVTCPDRFIYDLIMEIPFPIVGTSAAFAGIQATNAELAVKFFGNKVDLIVDGGESKHGRSGTLVDFTVEVPTIMTYGTVSVDDLRPLLPQIVLPSHMMK; encoded by the coding sequence ATGAACACTCAAGTAGTTAAACTCAATCGAAATTTAATCCCTAAGATCGAAAGTCGCCTCAAAGCAGGGGAAGTCATCATTCTTCCTACAGATACCGTCTATGCATTGGTCGCTAATGGCAACGATACCGAGGCTGTCACTCGACTCAGACAAATTAAAGCCTTTACTTCTCCCCAACCTTTAGGGGTATTCACCCGCAAAGAAAAAGCAGAGCAAGTGGTGGAAGTCGATCGACCTGCTTTAGAAATGATGAGTCATTTTCCCTATCCCGTGACGATGATTATGCGCGCTAAATCTACTTTATCTGAGGCGGTAACCAATGGATTTCAAAATGTTTTTGTCACCTGTCCAGATCGATTCATTTACGATTTAATCATGGAAATACCTTTTCCCATTGTGGGAACTTCTGCTGCTTTTGCAGGCATTCAAGCAACCAATGCCGAGTTAGCAGTCAAATTTTTTGGCAATAAAGTCGATCTAATTGTCGATGGTGGTGAGAGTAAACACGGTAGAAGTGGCACTTTAGTAGATTTTACCGTGGAAGTGCCAACTATTATGACTTATGGCACAGTTTCCGTAGACGACCTCAGACCTTTACTTCCTCAAATCGTTCTTCCTTCCCACATGATGAAGTAA
- a CDS encoding MOSC domain-containing protein produces the protein MTTPQVITIQVGLPQAFGIKGASNPMDRPWTTGFFKTPIEGKIWLGSTNLVGDGQADLKNHGGVEKAILAYAAEHYPIWRKNLQLPDLPHGAFGENLTIVSQTESSVCIGDVYNLGEAKIQVSQPRQPCWKLSRRWRIRDLALQVQQNGRIGWYFRVLKEGNIEPNLPLILQDRPYPQWTIARANQIMHQEQNDRESAGELAVCPLLSSKWQQTLSRSAKKSLNSDPASRLWDKN, from the coding sequence ATGACTACACCCCAGGTAATTACGATTCAAGTTGGCTTACCTCAAGCTTTTGGTATCAAGGGTGCATCTAATCCAATGGATCGACCTTGGACGACAGGTTTTTTCAAAACTCCAATTGAAGGAAAAATCTGGCTTGGTTCGACCAATCTTGTCGGAGACGGACAGGCAGACCTCAAGAATCATGGTGGTGTTGAGAAAGCGATTTTAGCTTACGCAGCAGAACATTATCCAATTTGGCGGAAAAATTTGCAGTTACCAGATTTGCCCCATGGCGCATTTGGCGAAAATTTAACGATTGTTAGCCAAACAGAATCGTCCGTTTGCATTGGCGATGTTTACAATCTGGGTGAAGCAAAAATTCAAGTATCTCAGCCTCGTCAACCCTGTTGGAAATTATCTCGTCGCTGGCGAATTCGCGACCTAGCTTTGCAGGTTCAGCAAAATGGACGAATTGGATGGTATTTTCGAGTGCTAAAAGAAGGAAATATTGAACCGAACCTACCATTAATCTTACAAGACCGCCCATATCCTCAATGGACAATAGCACGAGCCAATCAAATTATGCACCAAGAGCAAAACGATCGAGAAAGTGCAGGCGAATTAGCAGTTTGTCCGCTTTTATCATCAAAATGGCAACAAACTCTGTCACGTAGTGCCAAAAAATCGCTTAACTCCGATCCTGCATCACGACTATGGGACAAGAATTAG
- the pdxR gene encoding MocR-like pyridoxine biosynthesis transcription factor PdxR, producing the protein MLHIQLDRSNPHHPYYLQILEQIRDRILSGELTPQMRLTPTRQLALELNVSRQTVVNAYEELCAQGYCISRVGHGTVVVDLGKIEATTPSQKKQTLPKWLSLASSNYPRFDSAISNIEARSLISFKPSLVQTDYLPFKAMTQAFRKVMHAGATGLSEYEHSNGHPALLEAICQMVLPNRGIQTTPDRVFITNGSLHSSFLLAELLSTYADSISYGVPGYLNIPQNFINRGITGLPCSVDLEGICLTQEAKQASLHYVMPEHHFPQGITLSPERRTRLLQLAQQNDALIIEDDYDSEFYFDRHPLPALKAIDCREKVIYMGTFSKVLFNGLRVGYIVAHPTIIQALINLRWQIEGGTSLVVQLWLADLLNSGAVERHLRRMRVNHFIKRNLIADYLRRDFPDW; encoded by the coding sequence ATGCTACACATTCAACTCGATCGTAGTAATCCTCATCATCCTTATTACTTGCAGATTCTCGAACAAATTCGTGATCGCATTTTATCGGGAGAGTTAACGCCCCAAATGCGATTAACGCCAACTCGTCAGCTAGCATTAGAATTAAATGTTTCGCGACAGACAGTAGTAAATGCTTACGAAGAGTTATGTGCTCAGGGTTACTGTATTAGTAGGGTTGGACACGGCACGGTGGTTGTGGATTTAGGCAAGATTGAAGCAACTACACCGAGTCAAAAAAAACAGACATTACCCAAGTGGTTATCTTTAGCAAGCTCAAATTACCCTCGGTTCGATTCTGCGATTTCAAACATCGAAGCTCGTTCTCTAATTTCTTTTAAGCCTAGTTTAGTTCAGACAGACTATTTACCTTTTAAGGCGATGACCCAAGCATTTCGGAAGGTAATGCACGCGGGAGCAACTGGGTTGTCAGAATACGAACACAGTAACGGTCATCCAGCTTTGCTAGAAGCAATTTGTCAGATGGTCTTACCCAACCGAGGTATACAAACAACACCCGATCGAGTTTTTATTACCAATGGCTCACTTCACTCTTCCTTTCTTCTGGCAGAATTATTGTCTACTTACGCTGACAGTATTAGTTATGGTGTTCCTGGATATTTAAATATTCCTCAAAACTTCATCAATCGGGGAATAACAGGGCTACCTTGCTCTGTCGATCTAGAGGGGATTTGCCTGACTCAAGAGGCAAAACAAGCCAGTTTACATTATGTTATGCCAGAACATCACTTTCCTCAAGGGATTACACTGTCACCAGAAAGACGTACCCGATTGCTGCAATTAGCCCAACAAAACGATGCGCTAATCATTGAAGATGACTATGATAGTGAATTTTACTTCGATCGCCATCCATTACCTGCTCTTAAAGCGATCGACTGTAGGGAAAAGGTAATCTACATGGGTACCTTTTCTAAAGTATTATTTAACGGATTGCGTGTAGGATATATTGTGGCTCACCCAACTATTATCCAAGCATTAATAAATTTACGTTGGCAAATCGAAGGAGGAACGAGTCTGGTCGTTCAGTTATGGCTAGCAGACTTGTTAAATTCAGGAGCAGTAGAGCGACATTTGCGCCGTATGCGAGTGAACCATTTCATAAAACGTAATCTGATTGCCGATTACTTACGGCGAGATTTTCCAGATTGGTAA
- a CDS encoding calcium-translocating P-type ATPase, PMCA-type has product MQIPTEEVHLNNHLPYQGLTSQQVEHNRQQYGANILQPPEREPAWKLYLAKFNDPVIQILAIAAILAIAVGIVEGDYIEGIGIIVAILLATTLAFINEYQAEKEFDVLNQVYDTIRVKVIRDRNFTTVPRQDLVVGDIIYLERGEEVPADGVVLEEVAFYIDQSKITGESEAVKKYCQAETQNKIAETQTYPADKVYRSTLVEGGHAFVEVTAVGDRTEIGKLAIAVAVVEDKTITPLNLQLEKLSKLIGVTGLAFASLTFSALLFRGFFIGEYSLTIAQWYCFGLSVVSVLAALTPVWLPIVYDGWELAGKKQQVPEWLEVGGVATWLKATAIGLAILVIGVGLGYFVDLLPSSLNNWLPGDFASALLQYFMIAVTIIVVAVPEGLAMSVTLSLAYSMRKMAADNNLVRQMHACETIGAATVICSDKTGTLTQNQMRVKKAHFPSLDASLLPLHRDARQLIAEAIAVNSTADLEKKPDGEIRPIGNATEGALLLWLESQKLDYIPYRSDFEIEAQMPFSTQNKYMGTLGISAVTQSKVFYVKGAPEIILDRCTQILTTTGLKPLTNQAAISAKLQDYQRRGMRTLGFAYHDAPEQIDNLDQLATNLIWLGFTAIQDPLRADVPDAIANCLQGGIKIKVVTGDNLETAREIASQMGLVTDTDRHQQYACLTGQQFSQLDDEQAKIAAVELKVLARARPLDKLRLVKLLQANNEVVAVTGDGTNDAAALKQAQVGLAMGSGTAIALEASDIVLLDDSFKSIVNAVIWGRSLYENIQRFILFQLTINVAALGIVFLGPFIGVALPLTIIQMLWVNLIMDTFAALALATEPPNPEVITRTPRNPAAFIITPEMLRHIAIAGLSFLFILTGFLLYLDRNGEATTYELSLFFTTFVMLQFWNMFNVRCLGSNRSAFAGLIHNRGFMAIATVILVGQILIVQFGGSVFRTVPLSLTDWIAITVLTSVVLWVGELRRFFIRSGD; this is encoded by the coding sequence ATGCAAATACCTACTGAAGAAGTTCATCTTAATAATCACTTACCATATCAAGGACTGACATCTCAACAGGTAGAACATAATCGCCAACAATACGGCGCAAATATTCTTCAACCTCCCGAACGAGAACCAGCGTGGAAACTATATTTAGCCAAATTTAACGATCCTGTAATTCAAATTTTAGCGATCGCCGCAATTTTGGCGATTGCCGTAGGCATAGTGGAGGGAGATTATATAGAAGGTATTGGTATTATCGTGGCGATTTTGCTGGCAACTACTCTAGCATTTATCAATGAGTACCAAGCGGAGAAAGAGTTTGATGTTCTCAATCAGGTATACGATACTATTCGGGTCAAAGTAATTCGCGATCGCAACTTTACCACTGTTCCCCGTCAAGACTTGGTAGTAGGGGACATTATCTATCTCGAACGGGGAGAAGAAGTTCCTGCTGATGGAGTTGTCTTAGAAGAGGTTGCTTTTTATATCGACCAATCTAAGATTACTGGGGAATCTGAAGCGGTTAAAAAATATTGTCAAGCCGAAACACAAAATAAGATAGCCGAGACACAAACTTATCCCGCCGACAAAGTTTATCGCAGCACTTTAGTTGAAGGGGGACACGCTTTTGTCGAGGTGACTGCTGTTGGCGATCGCACGGAAATCGGCAAGTTAGCAATTGCCGTAGCTGTAGTGGAAGACAAAACAATTACTCCACTCAATCTTCAGTTGGAAAAACTGAGCAAACTAATTGGTGTTACTGGTTTGGCATTTGCCAGCCTGACTTTTAGCGCACTACTATTTAGAGGCTTTTTCATCGGGGAATATAGTTTAACTATTGCCCAATGGTATTGTTTTGGCTTATCTGTTGTCAGTGTTTTAGCTGCTTTGACTCCCGTATGGTTGCCAATTGTCTACGATGGTTGGGAATTGGCTGGCAAAAAACAGCAAGTTCCAGAATGGTTAGAAGTTGGTGGTGTAGCGACTTGGTTAAAGGCTACAGCTATCGGACTGGCAATTTTGGTGATCGGAGTTGGTTTGGGTTATTTTGTAGACTTACTGCCGAGTTCGTTAAATAATTGGTTGCCAGGTGATTTTGCCAGCGCACTGCTGCAATATTTCATGATAGCAGTAACTATTATTGTCGTGGCAGTACCCGAAGGCTTGGCAATGAGCGTTACCCTTTCTTTGGCATACAGCATGAGAAAAATGGCTGCTGACAATAATTTAGTACGTCAGATGCACGCTTGCGAAACTATTGGCGCAGCGACGGTTATTTGTTCCGATAAAACTGGTACTCTGACTCAGAATCAAATGCGAGTCAAAAAAGCTCATTTCCCCAGTCTCGATGCTTCCCTATTACCCCTACATCGAGATGCTCGACAATTAATTGCCGAAGCAATTGCCGTTAATAGTACCGCCGATTTAGAAAAAAAACCTGACGGGGAGATTCGTCCCATCGGTAACGCTACCGAAGGTGCATTACTACTCTGGTTAGAAAGCCAAAAGCTTGACTATATTCCCTACCGTAGTGACTTTGAAATTGAGGCACAAATGCCTTTTTCAACCCAAAATAAATATATGGGTACTTTAGGCATCTCGGCAGTTACCCAAAGCAAGGTTTTTTATGTTAAAGGTGCGCCAGAAATAATTCTCGATCGCTGTACTCAAATCCTAACTACTACAGGATTAAAACCCCTAACAAACCAAGCAGCAATTTCTGCTAAACTTCAAGACTATCAACGTCGAGGAATGCGTACTCTGGGTTTTGCCTATCACGACGCACCAGAACAAATAGATAATCTCGATCAATTAGCCACCAATCTAATCTGGTTAGGCTTTACAGCCATCCAAGACCCCTTACGTGCTGACGTTCCTGATGCGATCGCCAATTGTCTCCAGGGAGGCATTAAAATCAAAGTGGTCACGGGAGATAATCTCGAAACCGCACGAGAAATTGCTTCTCAGATGGGTCTGGTCACGGATACGGATCGACACCAACAATATGCTTGCTTGACGGGACAACAATTCAGTCAACTCGACGACGAACAAGCTAAAATCGCTGCGGTCGAATTGAAAGTATTAGCCCGCGCCCGTCCTCTAGATAAGTTACGTCTAGTTAAGCTATTACAAGCTAATAACGAAGTAGTGGCAGTAACGGGTGACGGGACAAATGATGCTGCTGCACTCAAACAAGCACAGGTAGGACTGGCGATGGGTAGCGGTACGGCGATCGCTCTTGAAGCCAGTGATATTGTCTTATTAGACGACTCTTTCAAGAGTATTGTCAATGCGGTGATTTGGGGACGTTCTCTTTACGAAAACATTCAACGATTCATTCTGTTTCAGCTAACTATTAACGTTGCTGCTTTGGGGATAGTTTTCTTAGGGCCATTCATCGGCGTAGCCTTGCCTCTAACCATCATCCAAATGCTGTGGGTCAACTTAATTATGGATACTTTCGCTGCGCTGGCATTAGCCACCGAACCACCAAACCCTGAAGTAATAACCAGAACTCCCCGTAATCCCGCAGCCTTCATTATTACTCCAGAAATGTTGCGTCATATTGCCATCGCTGGATTGAGTTTTCTGTTTATTCTGACAGGATTCTTGTTATATCTCGATCGAAATGGAGAAGCCACGACTTACGAACTGTCTCTATTCTTTACTACCTTTGTGATGTTGCAGTTTTGGAATATGTTTAACGTCCGTTGTCTGGGTTCAAATCGTTCTGCCTTTGCTGGCTTAATTCACAATCGAGGCTTTATGGCGATCGCAACTGTCATTCTGGTCGGACAAATTCTCATCGTTCAATTTGGCGGTAGCGTCTTCCGTACTGTTCCTCTG